In Isoptericola jiangsuensis, the following proteins share a genomic window:
- a CDS encoding helix-turn-helix transcriptional regulator, translating to MHGSTGGLLGRDDERRRIAAVVGAARNGRGSALLLLGEPGVGKSSLVADAVQDAGLDVVRADGFEAESSMPYAAVQRVVGRLTGHLDALPARQREPLLVASGSAEGPPPDRFLVGLGVLSLLAAAGSSRPVLCVADDAHHLDAESLDVLAFVARRLGAERVALLLAGRVESGLEQRLAGMPVLEVGGLAPEPAAAVLNRSAGAPFPPTTTAAIVRATGGNPLALTDLAADPLLRELDGLGLGPDPVPIGSHLEAHYLRRVMHTSAAVQGWLLLAAADSSGDPRLLAEAAPRCGVKVDDGDEAEAAGLVALDPGVRFRHPLVRSAVYRSASGVQRRRVHAALARAAADLGLVEAEAWHASRTVTGVDADVADRLDRAALLAARRGGSTSRAGILTRAAELTPPGPARDVRQVAAAEATLEAGAADVARRLLGTVDESRLDPVSRGRLVSVRSAAAMFLADPEGVRSASADQLRAADAFRGHDPAREQEALLHAFEMCLTAERLVTGTTLEAVGRRVAQGAAEAEGAGAVVLRGIAALMLEPYARAVGPARAALETVLAQPDDLLRFRGTLVAAVGVFLWDERGRARGLDRARRAARRLGDLQRLDTLLWVSALGELSGGTVRRAQEFDDGVREVRRAMGYDGENVVNGAVLAWTGAPAALVEAVAAGAEATGFGGVASSTLCALAVREIAGRDHASARARLDPYVVRDPFLQTSPLFLADHAEAAVRSGHPDAAARSAADLVARADANGSAWCRGLAERALALTSSDDVEQHHAASVAALAATEATVDRARSHLVYGEWLRRARRRREAVAQLQEAVALFDRSGVTMFAARAEAELAAAGGARRPVPTGDDLDLTAQERTVARLAAAGRTNAEIGARLFISPNTVDYHLRKVFQKLGVTSRRQLADRLGPRPTA from the coding sequence GTGCACGGCAGCACCGGCGGCCTGCTGGGCCGTGACGACGAGCGGCGACGGATCGCCGCCGTCGTCGGTGCTGCCCGGAACGGCCGTGGCAGCGCTCTCCTGCTCCTCGGTGAGCCGGGCGTCGGCAAGTCGTCGCTGGTGGCCGACGCGGTGCAGGACGCCGGGCTCGACGTGGTCCGGGCGGACGGGTTCGAGGCCGAGTCGTCGATGCCGTACGCGGCCGTGCAACGCGTCGTCGGGCGGCTGACCGGCCATCTCGACGCCCTCCCGGCCCGGCAGCGCGAGCCGCTGCTCGTCGCGTCGGGCAGCGCCGAGGGCCCGCCGCCCGACCGGTTCCTCGTCGGTCTGGGCGTGCTCAGCCTCCTCGCGGCGGCGGGGAGCAGCCGCCCGGTGCTGTGCGTGGCCGACGACGCCCATCACCTCGACGCCGAGAGCCTGGACGTCCTGGCGTTCGTCGCGCGTCGGCTGGGGGCCGAGCGCGTGGCCCTGCTGCTCGCCGGCCGCGTCGAGAGCGGGCTCGAGCAGCGCCTCGCGGGGATGCCGGTCCTGGAGGTCGGAGGCCTGGCACCCGAGCCCGCCGCCGCGGTGCTGAACAGGTCCGCCGGCGCCCCCTTCCCGCCGACGACGACCGCCGCCATCGTGCGGGCCACGGGTGGCAACCCCCTCGCCCTGACCGACCTCGCCGCCGACCCTCTGCTGCGCGAGCTCGACGGCCTCGGCCTCGGCCCCGACCCCGTGCCGATCGGCAGCCACCTCGAGGCCCACTACCTGCGCCGCGTCATGCACACGTCGGCCGCCGTGCAGGGGTGGCTGCTGCTCGCCGCCGCCGACTCCTCCGGCGACCCCCGGCTGCTCGCCGAGGCCGCACCACGCTGCGGGGTGAAGGTCGACGACGGCGACGAGGCCGAGGCGGCGGGGCTGGTCGCGCTCGACCCCGGGGTGCGGTTCCGGCACCCGCTCGTGCGGTCGGCCGTCTACCGGTCGGCGTCCGGGGTGCAGCGCCGTCGCGTGCACGCCGCGCTCGCGCGGGCCGCGGCCGACCTGGGACTGGTCGAGGCCGAGGCGTGGCACGCGTCGCGCACGGTCACCGGGGTCGACGCCGACGTCGCGGACCGGCTCGATCGGGCCGCGCTGCTCGCCGCCCGCCGCGGCGGGTCGACGTCGCGCGCCGGCATCCTCACGCGGGCGGCCGAGCTCACGCCGCCCGGGCCGGCGCGGGACGTCCGGCAGGTCGCGGCGGCGGAGGCGACGCTCGAGGCGGGGGCCGCCGACGTCGCGCGCCGCCTGCTGGGCACCGTCGACGAGTCCCGCCTCGACCCGGTGTCCCGCGGCCGGCTGGTGAGCGTGCGCAGCGCCGCGGCCATGTTCCTGGCGGACCCGGAGGGCGTGCGCTCGGCGTCCGCGGACCAGCTCCGGGCCGCGGACGCGTTCCGCGGCCACGACCCCGCCCGCGAGCAGGAGGCGCTGCTGCACGCGTTCGAGATGTGCCTGACCGCGGAGCGCCTGGTCACCGGGACGACGTTGGAGGCGGTCGGCCGCCGGGTGGCGCAGGGCGCCGCCGAGGCCGAGGGGGCGGGCGCCGTCGTGCTGCGCGGCATCGCCGCCCTGATGCTGGAACCGTACGCCCGTGCCGTCGGTCCGGCCCGCGCCGCCCTCGAGACCGTCCTCGCGCAGCCCGACGACCTCCTGCGGTTCCGCGGGACGCTCGTCGCCGCCGTCGGCGTGTTCCTCTGGGACGAGCGCGGCCGCGCGCGCGGGCTGGACCGGGCGCGGCGGGCGGCGCGCCGGCTCGGGGACCTGCAACGGCTCGACACCCTGCTGTGGGTGAGCGCGCTCGGGGAGCTCTCCGGCGGGACGGTCCGCCGGGCGCAGGAGTTCGACGACGGCGTCCGCGAGGTGCGTCGTGCGATGGGGTACGACGGCGAGAACGTCGTCAACGGCGCCGTGCTCGCGTGGACGGGGGCACCCGCGGCGCTCGTCGAGGCGGTCGCGGCCGGGGCCGAAGCGACCGGGTTCGGCGGCGTCGCGTCCTCCACCCTGTGCGCGCTGGCCGTCCGGGAGATCGCCGGCCGCGACCACGCGTCGGCCCGGGCCCGCCTGGACCCCTACGTCGTCCGGGATCCGTTCCTGCAGACCAGCCCGCTGTTCCTCGCCGACCACGCCGAGGCCGCCGTGCGCAGCGGGCACCCGGACGCCGCGGCGCGCTCCGCCGCCGACCTCGTGGCGCGGGCGGACGCCAACGGGTCCGCCTGGTGCCGGGGGCTCGCCGAGCGGGCCCTCGCGCTCACGTCGTCGGACGACGTCGAGCAGCACCACGCCGCGTCGGTCGCCGCGCTCGCGGCCACGGAGGCGACGGTCGACCGCGCCCGGTCGCACCTGGTGTACGGCGAATGGCTGCGTCGCGCCCGCCGGCGCCGGGAGGCGGTCGCACAGCTGCAGGAGGCGGTCGCGCTGTTCGACCGCAGCGGGGTCACGATGTTCGCGGCGCGCGCGGAAGCCGAGCTGGCCGCCGCCGGCGGGGCGCGGCGGCCGGTGCCCACCGGGGACGACCTCGACCTGACGGCCCAGGAGCGCACGGTCGCCCGCCTGGCCGCGGCGGGACGCACCAACGCCGAGATCGGTGCGCGGCTGTTCATCAGCCCCAACACCGTGGACTACCACCTGCGCAAGGTGTTCCAGAAGCTGGGGGTCACGTCACGACGCCAGCTCGCCGATCGGCTCGGTCCCCGTCCGACGGCGTGA
- a CDS encoding alpha/beta fold hydrolase has product MPYVTTDDGTEIFYTDWGGGGSPVLLSHGWPLNSDAWAAAALYLAEHGHRVIAHDRRGHGRSGRTWDGNEIDTYADDLACLVETLDLRDLTLVGHSTGGGEVVRYVGRHGTDRLAGVVLVSAVPPLMLRTDDNPDGLPLEVFDRIRAGEKADRSQLYRDLADGPFFGHNRSGDVDQGFRDAFWLQSMACGHRAAYECIAAFSATDFRPDLAKVDVPALVIHGDDDQIVPFDVGGRRSVELLPDARLLTYPGSGHALPDTDRDRLHADLLAFIDA; this is encoded by the coding sequence ATGCCGTACGTCACCACCGACGACGGGACCGAGATCTTCTACACCGACTGGGGTGGCGGCGGTTCGCCGGTGCTCCTCAGCCACGGCTGGCCGCTGAACTCCGACGCGTGGGCCGCGGCCGCGCTGTACCTCGCCGAGCACGGGCACCGGGTGATCGCCCACGACCGGCGCGGTCACGGCCGCTCCGGCCGGACGTGGGACGGCAACGAGATTGACACCTACGCCGACGACCTCGCCTGCCTCGTCGAGACGCTCGACCTGCGCGACCTCACGCTCGTGGGGCACTCGACCGGCGGCGGCGAGGTCGTGCGGTACGTGGGGCGTCACGGGACGGACCGGTTGGCCGGCGTCGTCCTGGTGTCCGCGGTCCCGCCGCTCATGCTGCGCACGGACGACAACCCGGACGGTCTGCCGCTGGAGGTGTTCGACCGGATCCGCGCCGGGGAGAAGGCCGACCGGTCCCAGCTCTACCGGGATCTGGCCGACGGGCCGTTCTTCGGCCACAACCGCTCCGGCGACGTCGACCAGGGGTTCCGGGACGCGTTCTGGCTGCAGTCCATGGCGTGCGGGCACCGCGCCGCCTACGAGTGCATCGCCGCGTTCTCCGCCACCGACTTCCGCCCCGACCTCGCCAAGGTCGACGTCCCCGCCCTGGTGATCCACGGGGACGACGACCAGATCGTCCCCTTCGACGTCGGCGGGAGGCGCTCGGTCGAGCTGCTGCCGGACGCCCGCCTGCTGACCTACCCGGGCAGCGGGCACGCCCTGCCCGACACCGACCGCGACCGACTGCACGCCGACCTGCTCGCCTTCATCGACGCCTGA
- a CDS encoding alpha/beta hydrolase — protein MTAQGPGPTAPDTVVLVHGLWMTPRSWEGWVAHYESKGFTVVTPPYPGFEIEVEALRENPQVIADLTVPETVDHLAGVIEALDRPPIIMGHSFGGTLTQLLLARGLGAAGVVIDSAPTEGVRVNPVSQARSLFPALKNPANRHRAVGFTPEEFHYAFTNTLSAEESRAVWDRYAIAAPGFWVWEYGLFANFKPGHQDTWVDYAAPRAPLLFIAGELDHIMPPAVNRSNAKHWERSPSLTEYRELAGRDHWTCAAPGWEEVADLALEWALEHAVSAERASS, from the coding sequence ATGACCGCACAGGGACCCGGACCCACCGCACCCGACACCGTCGTCCTCGTCCACGGCCTGTGGATGACGCCACGGAGCTGGGAGGGGTGGGTCGCGCACTACGAGAGCAAGGGCTTCACCGTCGTCACGCCGCCGTACCCGGGGTTCGAGATCGAGGTGGAGGCGCTGCGGGAGAACCCGCAGGTCATCGCCGACCTCACCGTCCCGGAGACGGTGGACCACCTCGCCGGCGTCATCGAAGCGCTGGACCGGCCTCCGATCATCATGGGGCACTCGTTCGGCGGCACCCTCACCCAGCTGCTGCTGGCCCGCGGGCTGGGTGCGGCCGGGGTCGTCATCGACTCCGCGCCGACCGAGGGCGTGCGGGTCAACCCGGTGTCGCAGGCACGGTCCCTGTTCCCGGCGCTGAAGAACCCCGCGAACCGGCACCGGGCCGTCGGCTTCACGCCGGAGGAGTTCCACTACGCGTTCACCAACACGCTGTCCGCGGAGGAGTCGCGGGCCGTGTGGGACCGGTACGCGATCGCCGCGCCCGGGTTCTGGGTGTGGGAGTACGGGCTGTTCGCCAACTTCAAGCCCGGGCACCAGGACACCTGGGTGGACTACGCCGCCCCGCGGGCGCCGCTGCTGTTCATCGCGGGGGAGCTCGACCACATCATGCCGCCGGCGGTGAACCGGTCGAACGCGAAGCACTGGGAGAGGTCGCCGTCGCTCACGGAGTACCGCGAGCTGGCCGGCCGGGACCACTGGACGTGCGCGGCCCCCGGCTGGGAGGAGGTGGCGGACCTCGCCCTGGAGTGGGCGTTGGAGCACGCGGTGAGCGCGGAGCGGGCCTCCTCCTGA
- a CDS encoding alkaline phosphatase family protein: MESLRPPADHVVLVALDGFGAAYLDVAADLPTPHLDALAARGSLTTGRGVLPSVTNPSWASVATGAWPERHLNTAYFFDPVAGSAQGQQRDLAVPTIAEAVRDAGMAVASVQWPIVQDHGTRFGDPDALYTQPGGGCTRRFDDAVAVLRGRPVRSGGRTVTVPGPPRFLAVYSDVLDGLGHAGGPGHPRIPAALREIDAQLGRLVSTTEEIGTADRTAFVLLGDHGMTAFTRGFGRVLRRRLARAGLRAEILRPGGRPEPRTDVAVVVGGVASLHLLGAARHRSDAVATIRRAVASLPQVQAVWDRHEQAEHRMSPRLGELVVEPRPGWSPGGAAPAFLRHPPRGRHGTTAELDVAFLLAGSGVRPGAPPAAPRHVDVAPTIAALLGVAPPSGTQGRVLAESLDLPGRPPD, from the coding sequence ATGGAGTCGCTCCGGCCGCCGGCCGACCACGTGGTGCTCGTCGCGCTGGACGGGTTCGGCGCGGCGTACCTCGACGTCGCCGCGGACCTGCCGACGCCGCACCTGGACGCGCTGGCGGCCCGGGGCAGTCTGACGACGGGGCGCGGCGTGCTGCCGAGCGTGACCAACCCGTCCTGGGCGTCGGTCGCCACCGGCGCGTGGCCGGAGCGCCATCTCAACACGGCGTACTTCTTCGACCCGGTCGCGGGGTCCGCGCAGGGTCAGCAACGGGACCTCGCCGTGCCGACGATCGCCGAGGCCGTGCGGGACGCGGGCATGGCCGTGGCGTCCGTGCAGTGGCCGATCGTGCAGGACCACGGCACCCGGTTCGGCGACCCGGACGCCCTGTACACCCAGCCCGGCGGCGGTTGTACACGGCGGTTCGACGATGCCGTCGCGGTGCTCCGCGGCAGGCCCGTGCGCAGTGGCGGACGCACCGTCACCGTGCCCGGCCCGCCCCGGTTCCTCGCCGTCTACAGCGACGTCCTCGACGGCCTCGGGCACGCGGGCGGCCCCGGGCACCCGCGGATCCCCGCTGCGCTGCGCGAGATCGACGCGCAGCTCGGACGCCTCGTCTCCACCACCGAGGAGATCGGCACGGCCGACCGCACGGCGTTCGTGCTGCTCGGCGACCACGGCATGACGGCGTTCACCCGAGGGTTCGGCCGCGTCCTGCGGCGCCGGCTCGCCCGGGCGGGCCTCCGCGCCGAGATCCTGCGGCCCGGTGGGCGTCCCGAGCCCCGCACCGACGTGGCGGTCGTCGTCGGCGGGGTCGCCAGCCTGCACCTGCTCGGGGCCGCGCGTCACCGATCGGACGCCGTCGCCACGATCCGTCGGGCCGTCGCCTCGCTGCCGCAGGTCCAGGCAGTCTGGGACCGGCACGAGCAGGCCGAGCACCGCATGAGCCCGCGCCTCGGCGAGCTCGTCGTCGAACCACGGCCCGGCTGGTCGCCGGGCGGCGCGGCCCCGGCTTTCCTCCGGCACCCTCCCCGCGGACGGCACGGCACGACCGCCGAGCTCGACGTCGCGTTCCTCCTCGCCGGGTCCGGCGTCCGGCCCGGCGCTCCCCCGGCCGCACCCCGGCACGTCGACGTCGCTCCCACGATCGCCGCGCTGCTGGGTGTCGCGCCGCCGTCGGGCACGCAGGGTCGGGTGCTGGCCGAGTCGTTGGACCTGCCCGGGCGGCCCCCGGACTGA
- the chrA gene encoding chromate efflux transporter — translation MTDATPARPGTAGEVFRAFLRLGLTSFGGPVAHLGYFRDDLVARRRWVDDRAYGELVALGQFLPGPASSQVGFALGLTRAGWAGALAAWFAFTVPSAVLMVAFASGTSVLGTTVGAGVVAGLKVVAVAVVAHAVQGMARSLTPDAPRAGIAVGAALLVLLVGGPVAQVGAVAAGVAAGLLWCRTAEQVAPAGLRSGVSRRTGAAALVLFAVLLAALPVAAAVTGGRLLDVVDGAFRSGALVFGGGHVVLPLLEAEAVGGGWVTPEQFLAGYGAAQALPGPLFAFAAYLGALALPGSALLGAAAALVAVFLPGFLLLVGVLPFWDAVRARPSAQAALRGANAAVVGVLAAALYDPVFVTAVTGPATFGLALVCFVALTAWRVPPWGVVLVGAAGGVLLALL, via the coding sequence GTGACCGACGCGACCCCCGCCCGCCCGGGCACGGCCGGTGAGGTGTTCCGGGCGTTCCTGCGCCTCGGCCTGACCTCGTTCGGGGGTCCGGTCGCGCACCTCGGCTACTTCCGCGACGACCTCGTGGCGCGACGCCGGTGGGTGGACGACCGCGCGTACGGCGAGCTCGTCGCGCTCGGGCAGTTCCTCCCCGGCCCGGCGTCGAGCCAGGTCGGGTTCGCGCTCGGGCTGACCCGGGCGGGCTGGGCGGGTGCCCTGGCCGCGTGGTTCGCGTTCACGGTGCCGTCGGCGGTGCTGATGGTGGCGTTCGCCTCGGGGACGTCGGTGCTGGGCACCACCGTCGGAGCGGGCGTGGTGGCGGGCCTCAAGGTGGTGGCGGTCGCCGTGGTGGCGCACGCGGTGCAGGGCATGGCTCGATCCCTGACGCCGGACGCGCCGCGGGCGGGGATCGCCGTGGGTGCGGCGCTGCTCGTGCTGCTGGTCGGGGGTCCGGTGGCGCAGGTGGGGGCCGTCGCGGCGGGGGTCGCGGCCGGTCTGCTGTGGTGCCGCACCGCCGAGCAGGTCGCGCCGGCGGGGCTGCGGTCCGGGGTGTCCCGCCGCACGGGTGCGGCGGCGCTCGTGCTGTTCGCCGTCCTGCTGGCGGCGCTGCCGGTGGCCGCGGCGGTCACGGGCGGGCGGCTGCTCGACGTCGTGGACGGCGCGTTCCGGTCGGGCGCGCTCGTGTTCGGGGGCGGCCACGTGGTGCTGCCGCTGCTGGAGGCCGAGGCCGTCGGCGGGGGCTGGGTGACCCCGGAGCAGTTCCTCGCGGGGTACGGAGCCGCGCAGGCGCTGCCGGGCCCGCTGTTCGCGTTCGCGGCGTACCTGGGCGCTCTCGCGCTGCCCGGCTCCGCGCTGCTCGGTGCCGCCGCGGCGCTGGTCGCGGTGTTCCTGCCCGGGTTCCTGCTGCTCGTGGGCGTGCTGCCGTTCTGGGACGCCGTGCGTGCCAGGCCGTCCGCGCAGGCTGCGCTGCGGGGGGCGAACGCCGCCGTGGTCGGCGTCCTCGCCGCGGCCCTGTACGACCCGGTCTTCGTCACGGCCGTCACCGGGCCGGCGACGTTCGGCCTGGCGCTGGTCTGCTTCGTGGCGCTGACGGCGTGGCGGGTGCCGCCGTGGGGTGTCGTCCTGGTGGGTGCCGCCGGGGGCGTCCTGCTCGCCCTGCTCTGA
- a CDS encoding TIGR03086 family metal-binding protein: protein MFDLAPATDEMRRLVAGVRDDQLDLPTPCTGWTVADLLAHVHQLTVVFTANARKEPVRPPSSLVDAWRVAVPVQLDALACAWRAPTAWEGRVSAGGVDMDAHHNAVVAVEELTVHGWDLARATSQELVVDGTRLDHVEDFFDVFGEAPFGPAVVAPADASRLDRLVARTGRDPAWPSGDGRAVTAGR from the coding sequence GTGTTCGACCTCGCCCCCGCGACCGACGAGATGCGCCGGCTCGTCGCCGGCGTCCGCGACGACCAGCTCGACCTGCCCACCCCGTGCACCGGGTGGACGGTCGCCGACCTGCTCGCGCACGTCCACCAGCTCACCGTCGTGTTCACCGCCAACGCCCGCAAGGAGCCCGTGCGCCCGCCGTCGTCGCTGGTCGACGCCTGGCGCGTCGCCGTGCCCGTGCAGCTCGACGCGCTGGCGTGCGCCTGGCGTGCGCCGACCGCCTGGGAGGGACGGGTGTCGGCGGGCGGGGTGGACATGGACGCGCACCACAACGCCGTCGTCGCCGTGGAGGAGCTGACGGTGCACGGGTGGGACCTCGCCCGTGCGACGAGTCAGGAGCTGGTCGTGGACGGCACCCGCCTCGACCACGTGGAGGACTTCTTCGACGTCTTCGGCGAGGCGCCGTTCGGACCGGCCGTCGTCGCGCCCGCGGATGCGTCGCGACTCGACCGGCTCGTGGCTCGCACCGGGCGCGACCCGGCGTGGCCGTCCGGTGACGGCCGGGCGGTGACGGCCGGGCGGTGA
- a CDS encoding SDR family oxidoreductase → MAARRYDVETPDLSGRRAVVTGASDGVGLEIAARLAAAGAEVVMPVRDQAKGASAAARVRDRHPGAELTLHDLDLSSLASVAAFTGKLLADGAPVHLLVNNAGVMTPPERRTTADGFELQLGTNHLGHVALTAGLLPLLRAGQARVVSQTSIAARRATIDWDDLDAERSYDGMRVYAQSKLACALFGLELARRSRAAGWGITSAVSHPGVAPTSLLAARPEMGRAQDTREVRVVRWLSARGLLVGTPASAALPAVLAATAPDADGRFYGPRGLGGAGGAPAERTPWAPLRSTGDAARLWTTSEELTGVRFA, encoded by the coding sequence ATGGCAGCCAGGCGGTACGACGTCGAGACCCCCGACCTCTCCGGACGGCGGGCGGTGGTGACGGGCGCGAGCGACGGGGTCGGCCTCGAGATCGCGGCACGGCTGGCCGCCGCGGGCGCCGAGGTCGTCATGCCCGTGCGCGACCAGGCCAAGGGCGCGTCCGCCGCCGCGCGGGTCCGGGACCGGCACCCGGGCGCCGAGCTGACCCTGCACGACCTCGACCTGTCGTCGCTGGCGTCCGTCGCCGCGTTCACGGGCAAGCTGCTCGCGGACGGCGCGCCCGTGCACCTGCTGGTCAACAACGCCGGTGTGATGACGCCGCCCGAGCGCCGGACCACCGCGGACGGGTTCGAGCTGCAGCTCGGCACCAACCACCTGGGGCACGTGGCGCTCACCGCCGGCCTGCTGCCCCTGCTGCGGGCGGGGCAGGCCCGCGTCGTGTCCCAGACGAGCATCGCGGCCCGCCGCGCCACGATCGACTGGGACGACCTGGACGCCGAGCGCTCCTACGACGGGATGCGGGTCTACGCCCAGTCGAAGCTGGCGTGCGCGCTGTTCGGGCTGGAGCTCGCGCGCCGCAGCCGCGCCGCGGGCTGGGGGATCACCAGCGCGGTGTCGCACCCGGGGGTGGCACCCACGAGCCTGCTCGCCGCCCGCCCCGAGATGGGGCGCGCGCAGGACACCCGCGAGGTGCGCGTCGTCCGCTGGCTGTCCGCGCGGGGCCTGCTGGTGGGCACTCCTGCCAGCGCCGCGCTGCCTGCCGTCCTGGCGGCCACCGCGCCCGACGCGGACGGACGGTTCTACGGGCCGCGCGGCCTCGGCGGGGCCGGTGGTGCGCCCGCCGAGCGGACGCCGTGGGCGCCGCTGCGCAGCACCGGGGACGCGGCCCGCCTGTGGACCACGTCCGAGGAGCTGACGGGCGTCCGGTTCGCCTGA
- a CDS encoding polysaccharide deacetylase family protein translates to MSTTPHAPDPSPARRHRRWWWVVVVAVALVVAAVVVAADVEHRVWEHTQARYAAAVTVQEEAAAGSRADAEAAYAAGHDDVVAAIDEGRPVLTQSRGQVEHPKVRRTLAAALEDAEALRDAPVTYPTTTSTVEAVTRPNPFRPETLPAVEAEVVEDSDPTRAALDAAAADVAEATDAVVQARREWAYDALEPAVQDARDALDALEGEKVGAGLRDTLGEAAAQGTAVLDAGPDEVDGDAAVELRDTLEDTTRAVWTDRIDRIVSARRAAAKADGVDCTVDRCVALTFDDGPVADTERLLEILDRKDAPATFFLVGSNVERNPGIARDILDAGHLVANHSWNHPLLTTLDDADVREELRSTTDAIVDATGFRPYLVRPPYGDVDDRVRGIATSAGMDVVLWSLDSDDWRTRDPKRVREDVMDRVTDGSNILMHDIHPSTVDAVGPLIRALRKEGYTLVPVDLLAD, encoded by the coding sequence GTGAGCACCACCCCGCACGCGCCCGACCCGTCGCCCGCCCGCCGTCATCGCCGGTGGTGGTGGGTCGTGGTGGTGGCCGTGGCGCTGGTGGTGGCGGCGGTCGTCGTCGCCGCCGACGTGGAGCACCGCGTGTGGGAGCACACGCAGGCGCGGTACGCCGCCGCGGTCACCGTGCAGGAGGAGGCGGCGGCGGGCTCGCGGGCGGACGCCGAGGCCGCGTACGCGGCGGGTCACGACGACGTGGTGGCCGCGATCGACGAGGGCCGCCCGGTGCTCACGCAGAGCAGGGGTCAGGTGGAGCACCCGAAGGTGCGGCGCACGCTGGCGGCCGCTCTGGAGGACGCGGAGGCGTTGCGGGACGCCCCGGTGACGTACCCGACGACGACGAGCACGGTCGAGGCCGTGACCCGGCCGAACCCGTTCCGCCCCGAGACGCTGCCCGCGGTGGAGGCGGAGGTCGTGGAGGACTCGGACCCGACGCGGGCGGCCCTCGACGCGGCGGCCGCGGACGTGGCCGAGGCGACGGACGCCGTCGTGCAGGCGCGCCGGGAGTGGGCGTACGACGCGCTGGAACCGGCGGTGCAGGACGCCCGCGACGCCCTCGACGCCCTGGAGGGCGAGAAGGTCGGCGCCGGGCTGCGGGACACCCTCGGCGAGGCTGCCGCGCAGGGCACGGCGGTCCTCGACGCGGGGCCGGACGAGGTCGACGGCGACGCCGCCGTCGAGCTGCGGGACACCCTGGAGGACACCACCCGCGCGGTGTGGACGGACCGGATCGACCGGATCGTCTCCGCCCGACGTGCCGCGGCGAAGGCCGACGGGGTCGACTGCACGGTCGACAGGTGCGTCGCGCTGACGTTCGACGACGGCCCCGTCGCGGACACCGAACGGCTGCTCGAGATCCTCGACCGGAAGGACGCGCCCGCCACGTTCTTCCTGGTGGGGAGCAACGTCGAGCGGAACCCCGGCATCGCGCGGGACATCCTGGACGCCGGGCACCTGGTGGCCAACCACTCGTGGAACCACCCGCTGCTCACCACGCTCGACGACGCGGACGTGCGCGAAGAGCTGCGCAGCACCACCGACGCGATCGTGGACGCCACCGGGTTCCGCCCCTACCTGGTGCGCCCGCCGTACGGGGACGTCGACGACCGGGTGCGCGGCATCGCGACCAGCGCCGGGATGGACGTCGTGCTGTGGAGCCTGGACTCGGACGACTGGCGCACCCGCGACCCGAAGCGCGTCCGCGAGGACGTCATGGACCGAGTCACGGACGGCAGCAACATCCTCATGCACGACATCCACCCGTCGACGGTGGACGCCGTCGGCCCGCTGATCCGCGCGCTGCGCAAGGAGGGCTACACCCTCGTCCCGGTCGACCTCCTGGCGGACTGA
- a CDS encoding response regulator transcription factor, whose amino-acid sequence MTRVVVADDQPVVLHGFAAILGSAPDLEVVGTAADGAALLEVVAQTEADVAVVDVRMPVLDGIAATARIVSDHPGTRVLILTTFDLDEYVFDALQAGASGFLLKDVTAERLIEGVRMVADGSMLLGPQVTRRLVDDFAARRGGSGPRRAALDSLTARETDVLLAVARGLSNAEIASALFIGEQTVKSHVSEVLRKLGRRDRVQLVITAYESGLVP is encoded by the coding sequence ATGACGCGCGTCGTCGTCGCCGACGACCAGCCCGTCGTCCTGCACGGATTCGCCGCGATCCTCGGGTCGGCGCCGGACCTGGAGGTCGTCGGGACGGCGGCCGACGGCGCCGCGCTGCTGGAGGTCGTCGCGCAGACGGAGGCGGACGTCGCCGTCGTGGACGTACGCATGCCCGTGCTCGACGGGATCGCCGCGACGGCCCGGATCGTGTCCGACCATCCCGGCACACGGGTGCTGATCCTCACGACGTTCGACCTGGACGAGTACGTGTTCGACGCTCTGCAGGCCGGAGCCAGCGGGTTCCTGCTCAAGGATGTCACCGCCGAACGCCTGATCGAGGGCGTCCGGATGGTCGCGGACGGCTCGATGCTGCTGGGCCCCCAGGTGACACGCCGCCTCGTCGACGACTTCGCGGCCCGCCGCGGGGGCTCGGGCCCGCGCCGTGCCGCGCTGGACTCGTTGACTGCCCGCGAGACGGACGTGCTGCTCGCCGTCGCGCGTGGGTTGTCGAACGCGGAGATCGCGAGCGCGCTGTTCATCGGCGAGCAGACCGTGAAGTCGCACGTCTCGGAGGTGCTGCGCAAGCTCGGCCGTCGCGACCGCGTCCAGCTCGTCATCACCGCCTACGAGTCCGGCCTGGTGCCCTGA